One window of the Acaryochloris sp. CCMEE 5410 genome contains the following:
- a CDS encoding histidine phosphatase family protein, which translates to MPAALGKLNLAKRFSLGGLEKMINTQTPAPTRVILLRHGRSTFNDQGRYQGASDESVLTAKGLADAHQTGLVLRETAFSAIYTSPLQRTQQTAQGIQSALHRSVPIKTHPNLKEVDLPGWAGLPYQYVRETMATDYHCWMEHPHLFEMAGPQGVRRPVQDLYDQAHQFWQQILPRHSGQTLLVVSHGGTIRALIGTALGLSCHHFQALQQSNCGISILRFPGQGQPAHLEAMNDTSHLGEALPKLKAGKQGLRLLLVPSEEHRYQTVESLRTLLSPQDLSFSVSQGDPAEALSKAILSEHPQTVQLHTHCSDFHHLWLRTLNQRHPSEQSMMTGVLVAPSHLLQQMISQIMGAEQVLQLPQLAGRVSVVHCPTSQPAPILQTINFAGPALFQQGIFACAS; encoded by the coding sequence ATGCCCGCCGCCTTAGGCAAGCTCAATTTAGCAAAACGGTTTAGTCTTGGAGGTCTAGAAAAGATGATCAACACTCAAACCCCTGCACCGACTCGGGTCATCCTCCTTCGCCACGGTCGGAGTACGTTTAACGACCAAGGTCGGTATCAAGGGGCCAGCGACGAATCCGTTCTAACCGCGAAGGGGCTTGCAGATGCTCATCAAACGGGTCTCGTGCTTCGTGAGACTGCTTTTTCTGCCATTTATACCAGTCCGTTACAGCGAACCCAGCAAACGGCTCAAGGGATCCAGTCTGCCTTGCACCGTTCAGTACCCATAAAAACTCACCCCAATCTTAAAGAAGTGGATCTTCCCGGTTGGGCAGGACTCCCCTACCAATATGTCCGGGAAACGATGGCTACAGACTACCACTGCTGGATGGAACATCCCCATCTATTTGAAATGGCTGGACCTCAAGGGGTTCGCCGCCCGGTTCAAGATCTCTATGATCAAGCTCATCAGTTTTGGCAACAGATTTTACCGCGGCATTCTGGACAAACCCTATTAGTCGTCAGTCATGGGGGGACGATTCGCGCCCTGATAGGAACTGCCCTGGGACTGTCCTGCCACCATTTTCAAGCCTTGCAGCAATCCAATTGCGGCATCAGCATATTGCGCTTCCCTGGGCAAGGTCAACCAGCCCACCTAGAAGCCATGAATGATACCAGTCATCTGGGAGAAGCGCTTCCCAAGCTAAAAGCAGGCAAACAGGGACTACGGTTGTTACTGGTGCCGAGTGAAGAGCATCGTTATCAGACCGTGGAATCCCTGCGGACTTTACTAAGCCCTCAAGATTTGAGCTTTAGCGTCAGTCAAGGGGATCCAGCTGAGGCACTGAGCAAAGCTATTTTGTCCGAACACCCCCAAACGGTTCAACTGCATACCCATTGTTCTGACTTTCATCACCTGTGGCTAAGGACCCTCAACCAACGCCATCCCTCAGAACAGAGCATGATGACGGGAGTGTTGGTCGCACCGTCCCACCTATTGCAACAGATGATCAGCCAGATTATGGGGGCAGAGCAAGTGCTGCAATTGCCACAGCTAGCTGGCCGAGTCAGCGTTGTTCACTGTCCAACGTCTCAACCCGCACCCATTCTGCAAACGATAAATTTTGCTGGTCCAGCCTTATTTCAACAAGGTATCTTTGCCTGTGCATCCTAG
- a CDS encoding NAD(P)H-quinone oxidoreductase subunit F, with translation MLQFLIQTAWFIPCYPLIGMVISLLWTPSIIRRTGPRPAGYVNIVTTFCAFLHGVVTFPSFWNQPPQYINITWLEVSGLTLDIPLEISSITLGAGIVITSLNLLTQFYAIGYLEMDWGWARFFALLALFETGMCSLVLCNSLFFSYIILEILTLATYLIVGTWFNQSLVVTGARDAFLTKRVGDLFLLMGVLAIFPLAGTWDYREMAIWAQTAQVNPTVMTWLGLGLVAGPMGKCAQFPLHLWLDEAMEGPVPGTILRNSVVVSTGAWVILKLSPVISLSPIALTTMIAVGAITAIGGTLIAIAQIDIKRALSYSASVYMGLIFIAVGTQQLNAALLLMLTYALSMSLLIMSTGSIILNAITQDLTQMGGLWSRRPISGLSYLVGTVGLVALPPFGTFWALLELIDGLWTQHPVLVGVVLLVNALTGFSIIREFGLIFAGERQQMTVRSPENLWSITLPTTILAGTTLHLPIILQKLELLPHWSVLNHEAGFLLAASSLMGCGLGALIYVGNRFPKPVRLPWTSVQDFFAFDMYTPTLYRSSIVSGVDGISRLTDWLDRKVVDGVVNWIARTSVTTGEVLKYGNIGQTQFYLLTIITGVFVLTLLLLRSLL, from the coding sequence GTGCTGCAGTTTTTAATCCAAACAGCTTGGTTTATCCCTTGCTATCCTCTGATCGGCATGGTGATTTCCCTCCTGTGGACGCCCTCGATCATTCGTCGGACAGGGCCTCGTCCCGCCGGTTACGTCAATATTGTCACGACCTTCTGTGCCTTTTTGCATGGCGTGGTCACCTTCCCCAGTTTTTGGAACCAGCCCCCTCAGTACATCAATATCACCTGGTTGGAAGTGTCGGGGCTGACCCTCGATATCCCCTTAGAAATTTCCTCTATCACCCTGGGGGCAGGCATTGTTATTACGAGCCTTAACTTGCTGACGCAATTCTATGCCATTGGTTATCTGGAAATGGATTGGGGGTGGGCGCGCTTCTTTGCCCTGCTGGCATTATTTGAAACGGGGATGTGTTCCCTGGTCCTCTGCAACTCCCTATTCTTTAGCTACATTATTCTTGAAATTTTGACCCTGGCCACTTACTTAATTGTGGGGACTTGGTTTAACCAATCCCTGGTGGTCACGGGGGCTCGGGATGCCTTTCTCACCAAGCGGGTCGGAGATTTATTCCTGTTGATGGGAGTGCTGGCTATCTTCCCTTTGGCAGGAACTTGGGATTATCGGGAAATGGCGATTTGGGCGCAAACGGCCCAGGTTAACCCGACAGTTATGACTTGGTTGGGCCTAGGTCTGGTAGCAGGTCCCATGGGCAAATGTGCTCAATTTCCCCTGCACCTCTGGCTGGATGAAGCTATGGAAGGTCCTGTCCCTGGAACGATTCTGCGGAATTCCGTGGTGGTATCGACTGGAGCTTGGGTGATCCTAAAGCTATCTCCAGTAATTAGCCTTTCACCCATTGCCTTAACCACCATGATTGCGGTGGGGGCGATTACGGCGATTGGCGGTACCTTGATTGCGATCGCACAAATTGATATCAAGCGGGCCTTATCCTACTCCGCCAGTGTCTATATGGGGCTGATATTTATCGCCGTCGGGACCCAACAGCTCAATGCAGCGCTGCTGTTGATGCTGACCTATGCCCTATCTATGTCCCTGCTGATTATGAGTACAGGGTCAATTATTCTCAACGCCATCACCCAAGACCTGACTCAGATGGGGGGCTTATGGAGCCGTCGACCCATCTCTGGTCTGAGCTATCTGGTGGGAACGGTAGGCTTGGTCGCTTTACCGCCCTTCGGTACGTTTTGGGCACTTTTAGAGTTAATCGATGGGCTATGGACTCAGCATCCAGTCCTCGTTGGGGTCGTATTGCTCGTCAATGCCTTAACGGGATTTAGCATTATCCGAGAATTTGGTTTGATCTTTGCCGGAGAGCGTCAGCAAATGACGGTACGATCTCCAGAAAATCTATGGTCCATCACCTTACCGACCACCATCCTCGCGGGTACAACATTGCATTTGCCGATCATTCTGCAAAAACTGGAACTTCTCCCCCACTGGTCGGTTTTGAACCATGAAGCTGGGTTTTTGCTGGCTGCGTCTAGCTTGATGGGTTGTGGTCTAGGGGCGTTGATTTATGTGGGTAACCGTTTTCCCAAACCGGTTCGCTTGCCTTGGACCTCGGTTCAAGACTTCTTTGCCTTCGATATGTACACCCCGACCCTCTATCGCTCCAGCATTGTTTCTGGCGTTGATGGGATTTCTCGTCTAACGGATTGGCTGGATCGCAAAGTGGTAGATGGGGTTGTGAACTGGATTGCCCGTACCTCTGTCACCACTGGTGAAGTCCTGAAATATGGAAATATCGGGCAAACCCAGTTCTATCTGTTGACCATTATCACTGGGGTGTTCGTTCTTACACTGCTGCTACTGCGGTCTTTGCTTTAA
- a CDS encoding iron uptake porin encodes MHPRGVNQLEGGPGSQFPVFGLTRLLMWSGFFGVVSGMVLKSPSALAETAPTSIRVPESQRLEEPVIPVWQLEDWESSGPELPEEPLISDSDESTDSISSTEFSGEAVFSWIQAAGDRQKSKNANEPSFGSRIRLNIETSFSGEDRFRLRLQTANVVELDDVFDTDLARLSIQGADQYQVSLSRLDYQFPVGEDTEVFVQAIGGSISDIADPLNPLFSSSSRGAISRFGQRNPLYRQGGSTGIGLSHNFNDRINISLGYLGDNQDVFSNEESIAFAQVTLEPADSIRFGLLYTYGLNGLDTGTGSQQANDPFLDQSDAINSHSVGLQGTATISQQLTLSGWTGYTRATATDLPNQLQADIFNWAFTLGYKNLFRDRTLGGLIIGRPPHVSSDAQPAWHLEVFYQVQLNEHITLTPGIVVITAPDPNQSPIVVGTLRTLFRF; translated from the coding sequence GTGCATCCTAGGGGTGTCAATCAGTTAGAGGGAGGGCCAGGTTCCCAATTTCCGGTGTTTGGCTTGACTCGATTATTGATGTGGAGTGGGTTCTTCGGAGTCGTGAGTGGTATGGTGCTAAAATCCCCCAGTGCCCTCGCGGAAACAGCTCCTACCTCAATCCGTGTACCGGAGTCGCAGCGACTTGAGGAACCCGTTATTCCTGTTTGGCAGCTTGAAGATTGGGAAAGCTCTGGGCCAGAGTTACCCGAAGAACCGTTAATCTCAGATTCAGATGAGTCAACTGACTCAATTTCTAGCACTGAATTCAGTGGTGAAGCCGTCTTTTCATGGATTCAGGCAGCCGGTGATCGTCAAAAGTCTAAAAATGCCAACGAACCTAGTTTTGGTAGTCGTATTCGTCTCAATATTGAAACCAGTTTTTCAGGAGAGGATCGATTCCGCCTACGGCTACAAACGGCCAACGTTGTTGAACTCGATGATGTGTTTGACACAGATCTGGCCCGGTTATCGATTCAGGGAGCAGATCAATATCAAGTTTCCCTGAGTCGTCTGGACTACCAATTCCCAGTGGGAGAGGATACAGAAGTCTTTGTCCAAGCAATTGGGGGTTCGATTAGCGATATTGCTGATCCCTTAAATCCCCTCTTTAGTAGCAGTAGTCGGGGGGCAATTTCTCGCTTTGGTCAGCGTAATCCTCTGTATCGCCAGGGGGGAAGTACGGGGATTGGGTTGTCCCATAACTTTAACGACCGCATTAATATCAGTTTGGGATATCTCGGGGATAATCAGGATGTGTTTTCTAATGAAGAATCCATTGCCTTTGCTCAAGTCACCCTGGAACCGGCTGATTCTATTCGCTTCGGATTGCTCTACACCTATGGCCTAAACGGATTGGATACAGGCACCGGCAGTCAGCAGGCCAACGATCCATTTTTGGATCAAAGCGATGCGATCAATTCCCATTCCGTGGGGCTGCAAGGGACGGCTACAATCAGTCAACAACTGACCCTATCGGGTTGGACGGGATATACCCGAGCTACAGCGACGGATCTGCCGAACCAGCTCCAAGCTGACATCTTCAATTGGGCCTTTACACTGGGATATAAGAATTTATTCCGCGATCGCACCTTGGGGGGATTGATTATCGGCCGCCCACCTCACGTATCTTCAGATGCTCAGCCTGCCTGGCATTTAGAAGTGTTTTATCAGGTTCAGTTGAATGAGCATATTACCCTTACGCCTGGCATAGTTGTGATTACGGCTCCAGATCCCAATCAGTCCCCCATCGTGGTGGGGACCCTACGCACCCTGTTTCGTTTTTAA
- a CDS encoding CO2 hydration protein, with amino-acid sequence MSAPTSTPTKLPPSQHQFADIIHRLEAGGAMLPDTPENLKQIIGIYKAYAVPMDFYWRNLLYIAEQVFLEPLPFFKYFLPKEYLDLHNHYAGDDADLRIWRGEATAHPELLEFMEKGEVKRKLPKLLHHLWHDRINMEFAEACMRAMFWHRNMGGQFDPYLDTDEYVANADRAIKVYFKGNPVMLGLYKLFPDMFIEQVRQLSYYSNLGLFWEVMAPVFFEMSDLYDEGKLTSVPEAMNFLVNGIFAIAGRPIYHHVYIRGECYEIIPKSKGFMWLYEAALPYVEAVFYRTSPFRGTKSYNAQAKQVPENQEDFHYGILYADVFPVGSAGIPPTLLMQDMLHFLPPYLVDYYQQYCRGEDDTLIQLGVTFQRSMYCVTSAVIQALRQALLYPLDDEDPQHLQANRDFFESQLDRFKRPEARLMDIQRQDYR; translated from the coding sequence ATGAGTGCCCCGACTTCGACACCAACCAAACTCCCTCCTTCCCAGCATCAATTCGCTGATATTATTCATCGCCTGGAAGCGGGTGGGGCGATGCTACCGGATACGCCAGAAAACCTTAAGCAGATTATCGGGATTTACAAAGCCTATGCCGTGCCGATGGATTTTTACTGGCGCAACTTGCTCTATATCGCTGAGCAGGTATTCTTAGAGCCGTTGCCTTTTTTCAAGTATTTCTTACCCAAAGAGTACCTGGATCTGCACAATCACTATGCCGGGGATGATGCCGATTTGCGGATCTGGCGAGGCGAGGCCACCGCTCATCCAGAATTGCTGGAATTTATGGAAAAGGGTGAGGTCAAGCGTAAACTGCCTAAGCTACTGCATCACCTGTGGCATGACCGCATCAATATGGAATTTGCGGAAGCCTGTATGCGGGCCATGTTCTGGCATCGCAATATGGGAGGTCAGTTTGACCCCTATTTGGATACGGATGAGTATGTCGCCAATGCCGATCGGGCGATTAAGGTTTACTTCAAAGGCAACCCAGTCATGCTGGGGCTGTATAAGCTGTTTCCCGATATGTTTATAGAGCAGGTGCGGCAGCTATCCTACTACTCCAACTTGGGTCTGTTCTGGGAAGTGATGGCTCCTGTCTTTTTCGAGATGTCGGATCTCTACGATGAAGGCAAGTTGACGTCGGTGCCAGAAGCAATGAACTTTTTGGTCAATGGCATCTTTGCGATCGCAGGTCGTCCCATTTATCACCATGTCTATATTCGGGGTGAGTGCTACGAAATTATCCCCAAATCCAAAGGGTTTATGTGGCTCTATGAAGCAGCCCTTCCTTATGTGGAAGCGGTGTTCTATCGCACCTCTCCTTTTCGAGGCACGAAATCCTACAATGCCCAAGCCAAACAGGTTCCAGAAAACCAAGAAGACTTCCACTACGGTATTCTCTATGCCGATGTGTTTCCCGTTGGCTCGGCTGGTATCCCGCCTACACTGCTGATGCAGGATATGCTCCATTTTCTTCCTCCCTACTTGGTGGACTATTACCAACAATATTGCCGAGGCGAGGACGATACGCTGATTCAACTGGGGGTTACCTTTCAGCGGTCCATGTATTGCGTCACTTCAGCCGTGATTCAGGCTCTTCGCCAGGCACTCCTCTATCCCCTGGATGATGAAGATCCTCAACATCTACAGGCCAATCGCGACTTCTTTGAATCCCAACTGGATCGGTTTAAGCGCCCTGAAGCTCGGTTAATGGATATTCAACGCCAAGACTATCGCTAG
- a CDS encoding aldo/keto reductase gives MLYRKLGNTNLQVSAIGMGTWNIGNQWGQIDEATALATVRSAFDNGVNIFDTAESYGIPAGLSEERLGKALHGIRDQVHVVTKIGRWGRRSGQTVPMTTVDMVRLCTHASLYRLKTDYIDVMLCHEGKIEDPSVYLERFERLKAEGTIRAYGISTDRLDVLKRFNVNHTCSVVEVDYSLLSRNPEKEFLPYCQEHGIGVLARGPLHKGLLSGKYSSQTVFTDTVRSEWYDSDRTKAKLDRKLAKVEQLKTALQPGSEMVTPALQYVISHPVSPVAIPGAKSPEQAQANAATGNICLSSAERERLVRLTKLPVAA, from the coding sequence ATGCTCTATCGAAAATTAGGCAACACCAATCTACAAGTCTCTGCCATTGGTATGGGCACATGGAACATCGGCAATCAGTGGGGGCAAATTGATGAAGCCACTGCCTTAGCCACTGTCCGTAGTGCCTTCGACAATGGTGTCAATATCTTTGATACCGCTGAATCCTACGGTATTCCAGCTGGACTATCAGAAGAACGGTTGGGAAAAGCGCTCCACGGGATTCGGGACCAAGTTCATGTGGTCACCAAAATTGGACGATGGGGTCGCCGTAGTGGTCAGACGGTTCCCATGACCACTGTGGACATGGTGCGGCTTTGTACCCATGCCTCCCTGTATCGATTAAAGACTGACTATATTGATGTCATGCTTTGTCATGAAGGCAAAATTGAAGACCCGAGTGTTTATTTAGAGAGGTTTGAACGACTGAAAGCCGAAGGAACCATCCGTGCCTACGGCATTTCCACGGATCGGTTGGATGTCCTGAAACGATTCAACGTCAACCATACCTGTAGCGTGGTCGAAGTGGACTATTCCCTACTGAGCCGCAATCCAGAGAAAGAGTTTCTACCCTATTGCCAAGAACATGGCATTGGCGTACTGGCCCGAGGTCCTTTGCATAAAGGGCTGCTTTCGGGGAAATATTCTTCCCAGACCGTCTTTACGGATACGGTGAGATCGGAATGGTATGACAGCGATCGCACTAAAGCCAAGCTTGACCGTAAGTTAGCCAAGGTTGAACAACTTAAAACAGCGTTGCAGCCTGGATCCGAGATGGTCACCCCAGCTTTGCAATACGTTATTTCTCACCCGGTATCGCCCGTTGCAATACCAGGTGCAAAGTCACCTGAACAAGCCCAAGCAAATGCAGCAACAGGAAATATTTGCTTGTCTTCAGCAGAACGAGAACGATTGGTTCGTCTGACCAAATTACCAGTTGCCGCTTAA
- a CDS encoding cell wall metabolism sensor histidine kinase WalK, with protein MIDSKRSPLGRRQRSVIRRFFRQTRTRILLLYISLLGIFTGLAIPLYKSLITNQVSLRVRNDLIEAQEVFHESYMNWERQPNQSVEDLERFADDFLANQLPEDDNFFIFIIGGDFYRANPPRLLKPMRPGSDLYEKWESSTQFERGEEPTDLPEIGTIIYKAEPLIVDSEQLGVMVLAHATAGEQNEALTSVYTFVLIEGAVVVISLLLAWFVTGRLLKPVRELAIAARSINESDLTQRLSTEGSGELADLARVFNAMMDRLQDSFNSQRRFVNDAGHELRTPITIVRGHLELMGDDPKEQEETIELVLDELDRMGRLVNDMIALTKSERPDFLQYEMIDLNQFMDELFTKAQALADRDWQLQLNCSSSMMGDRQRLTGALLNLLRNATQHTPASGTIELGCKQTFSQVIFWVKDNGEGMTLEEQLRIFDRFARLGKRQSDGSGLGLAIVKAFTKAHRGKIDVESQPGRGSTFTITLPISSQFGTVV; from the coding sequence GTGATTGACTCCAAACGTTCCCCCTTGGGACGGCGACAGCGCTCAGTGATCAGACGGTTCTTTCGTCAAACTCGGACGCGTATTCTGTTGCTGTACATTTCGCTATTGGGGATATTCACGGGGCTTGCCATACCGCTCTATAAATCGCTCATTACCAATCAGGTTTCCCTACGGGTTCGAAATGATTTGATTGAAGCACAAGAAGTTTTTCATGAATCCTATATGAACTGGGAACGCCAGCCGAATCAATCTGTGGAAGATTTGGAGAGGTTCGCCGATGATTTCTTAGCCAATCAACTCCCAGAAGACGACAATTTTTTTATTTTTATTATTGGTGGAGACTTTTACCGCGCGAATCCACCTCGGTTACTCAAGCCCATGCGTCCAGGGTCAGACCTCTATGAAAAATGGGAGAGTTCAACCCAATTTGAACGGGGAGAGGAACCGACAGATCTACCTGAAATTGGCACCATTATCTATAAAGCTGAACCACTCATCGTGGACAGTGAACAGCTGGGTGTGATGGTCCTTGCCCATGCTACGGCTGGTGAACAGAACGAAGCTTTAACCAGTGTATATACCTTTGTTTTGATTGAGGGAGCCGTCGTTGTAATCTCCCTGCTGTTGGCCTGGTTTGTGACAGGGCGGTTACTCAAGCCGGTGCGAGAACTTGCGATCGCAGCCCGCTCCATCAACGAATCCGATTTAACTCAACGATTATCAACAGAAGGCTCAGGGGAATTGGCTGATTTAGCCAGAGTCTTTAATGCCATGATGGATCGACTTCAGGACAGCTTTAACAGCCAGCGACGCTTTGTGAATGATGCGGGTCATGAACTTCGAACCCCGATTACCATTGTTCGCGGCCATCTAGAACTGATGGGAGATGACCCCAAGGAACAGGAGGAAACCATTGAGCTGGTTCTCGATGAACTAGATCGGATGGGCCGATTAGTCAATGACATGATTGCCCTGACCAAATCAGAGCGTCCTGATTTTCTTCAATACGAAATGATCGATTTAAACCAGTTTATGGACGAACTGTTCACCAAAGCACAAGCCTTGGCTGATCGAGACTGGCAACTGCAGTTGAACTGCTCTAGCTCCATGATGGGCGATCGCCAGCGATTAACCGGAGCGCTGCTGAATTTACTGAGGAATGCCACTCAGCATACTCCAGCCTCTGGCACGATTGAATTGGGCTGTAAGCAAACGTTTTCCCAGGTTATTTTTTGGGTCAAAGATAACGGCGAAGGTATGACCCTAGAAGAACAGCTCCGCATATTTGATCGGTTTGCTCGATTGGGTAAACGTCAGTCCGACGGCTCAGGGTTAGGTCTTGCCATTGTTAAAGCCTTCACCAAAGCCCACCGAGGTAAAATTGACGTGGAGAGTCAGCCGGGTAGGGGCTCTACTTTCACGATTACGCTTCCCATCTCTTCACAGTTTGGAACGGTTGTCTAA
- a CDS encoding NADH-quinone oxidoreductase subunit M gives MLSVLIWFPCIAAIIIALLPQQVTGRKVRLAALLLSGAILVLTLAVGTQFDLGNNALQFQETRSWLTDLGLDYQLGVDGLSLPLIVLNSLLSWIAIYSSRVETKRPRLFYALILLINGGVAGAFLAQNLLLFFLFYEIELIPFYLLISIWGSAQQGSAATKFLLYTATSGGLILAGFLGVIWFSEASSFSYEVLLGQDLPINLQYGVLILLLLGFGIKTPLVPLHTWLPDTYVAASTPVAILLGGVLAKLGTYGIFRFCMPLFPDAWQTLSPVLATWGVVSVLYGALTAIAQKDIKRMVAYSSVGHMGYILLAAAAHTELSVVGAISQMFAHGLILALLFHLVGLIETKVGTRELDVLNGLMNPVRGLPLVSALLVLAGMASAGIPGLVGFIAEFLVFQGSYTAFPIQTLLSVVGTGLTAVYFVILLNRTCFGRLDSSTAYYPQVQWNERVPALVLTVLIIFLGLQPSWLVRWSEPTTAALLAEAHLSTPTPKTFMVEVEPTPTLLSTGDSSSLS, from the coding sequence ATGCTCAGTGTACTAATTTGGTTTCCCTGTATTGCCGCCATCATTATTGCCCTGCTGCCTCAGCAAGTCACGGGTCGTAAGGTTCGTCTGGCCGCCCTCTTGCTATCGGGGGCAATCCTGGTCTTAACGTTAGCTGTGGGGACTCAATTTGATTTGGGTAACAATGCCCTTCAGTTTCAAGAGACTCGGTCTTGGCTAACGGATTTGGGATTGGACTACCAACTGGGGGTAGATGGATTATCACTCCCTTTAATCGTCCTCAATAGCCTGCTCAGCTGGATTGCGATTTATAGCAGCCGCGTTGAAACCAAACGACCTCGTTTGTTTTACGCCCTGATTTTGCTGATCAACGGCGGGGTTGCGGGGGCGTTTCTAGCTCAAAATTTGCTGCTGTTCTTCCTCTTTTACGAAATCGAGCTGATTCCGTTTTACCTGCTGATTTCCATATGGGGCAGCGCCCAACAGGGCAGTGCAGCCACTAAGTTTTTGCTCTACACTGCCACCTCTGGGGGCCTGATTTTAGCGGGCTTCTTAGGGGTGATTTGGTTTAGTGAGGCCAGCAGTTTTTCTTACGAGGTTTTACTCGGTCAGGATTTACCGATCAATCTTCAGTATGGGGTCCTGATTCTGTTGCTACTGGGATTTGGGATTAAAACTCCCCTGGTCCCCTTGCATACCTGGCTGCCTGATACTTATGTGGCGGCTTCTACGCCCGTGGCTATTTTGCTAGGGGGCGTGCTGGCTAAACTGGGCACCTACGGAATCTTCCGATTCTGTATGCCCCTCTTCCCCGATGCTTGGCAAACCTTATCGCCCGTTTTGGCGACTTGGGGAGTGGTGAGTGTGCTGTATGGTGCCTTGACTGCGATCGCACAAAAAGACATCAAGCGGATGGTGGCCTACAGCTCCGTGGGGCATATGGGCTATATTCTCCTGGCAGCAGCAGCCCATACTGAACTGAGCGTGGTGGGTGCCATTTCCCAAATGTTTGCCCACGGGTTAATTTTGGCGTTGCTGTTCCACCTGGTCGGACTGATTGAGACCAAGGTAGGGACACGAGAGTTAGACGTGCTCAATGGCTTGATGAACCCGGTGCGGGGGCTGCCCTTAGTCAGCGCCCTCCTGGTGCTTGCGGGGATGGCCAGTGCTGGAATTCCCGGACTGGTGGGCTTTATCGCTGAATTTTTGGTATTCCAAGGCAGCTATACTGCCTTCCCAATTCAGACCCTATTGAGCGTGGTGGGAACAGGATTGACGGCGGTCTATTTCGTCATTTTGCTGAACCGAACCTGTTTTGGTCGCCTCGATAGTAGCACGGCCTATTACCCACAGGTGCAATGGAATGAGCGCGTTCCAGCCCTAGTGTTGACAGTGCTGATCATCTTTTTGGGGCTGCAACCGTCTTGGTTGGTGCGTTGGAGTGAACCGACAACAGCGGCACTCCTCGCTGAAGCTCACCTCTCTACACCGACCCCTAAAACCTTTATGGTTGAAGTTGAGCCGACGCCCACTCTGCTAAGTACTGGGGATTCTTCCTCCCTCAGTTAG
- a CDS encoding glycosyltransferase family 2 protein, which yields MKPPKVTLVVGPRERFSYTQTSLESIYANTDYPFDLVFVDVCSPASVQTYLQEKSQKQSFTLLTTDHYISPNQARNVGLRYVLDHTDSDYVVFIENDVIVKRGWLTQLVNCAEETNATVVGPLTCIGNPAHQVIHNAGGKSYIKTEVKDGQTRRRIKQSAYLTGRAIADVSDQLQRTQCDYVEFHCMLVRRDIFSTIGLLDEGMLATREHIDFCFMVTQAGGRIYSEREAIVTTDTLGLASNKAGLMAWFGQLKLPDFKWSDLPYFMLRWSDAWDRASLDHLRQKWNLAEDKYFTKRYAGLGSRRHELLIKPVVRFLTLGKGNPWLEKRLIALERPLNHFWFNRYARRLRQAQFSKTV from the coding sequence ATGAAACCACCTAAAGTCACCCTTGTTGTAGGTCCCAGAGAGCGGTTTAGCTATACTCAAACGTCTTTAGAAAGCATCTATGCCAATACGGATTATCCCTTCGACTTAGTGTTTGTGGATGTGTGTTCCCCGGCCTCCGTACAGACCTATCTGCAAGAAAAATCCCAAAAACAGTCGTTCACCCTTTTAACCACAGACCACTATATTTCCCCCAACCAAGCTCGAAATGTGGGGTTGCGGTATGTACTTGATCATACGGATAGCGACTATGTGGTCTTTATTGAGAATGACGTGATCGTCAAGCGGGGGTGGTTAACCCAGTTAGTTAACTGTGCGGAAGAAACGAATGCCACAGTAGTTGGTCCCTTGACTTGTATTGGCAACCCGGCCCATCAGGTGATTCATAACGCTGGGGGCAAATCTTATATCAAAACAGAAGTAAAGGATGGTCAGACCCGTCGCCGGATTAAACAGTCGGCCTATTTGACCGGACGTGCGATCGCAGATGTGTCAGATCAACTCCAACGAACTCAGTGTGACTATGTAGAGTTCCACTGCATGCTGGTTCGTAGAGACATCTTTTCCACCATCGGCTTGCTAGATGAAGGCATGTTGGCAACCCGCGAACATATCGACTTCTGCTTTATGGTCACTCAGGCAGGAGGACGCATCTACAGTGAACGGGAGGCGATCGTCACCACAGATACCCTGGGGCTGGCCTCTAACAAAGCTGGACTGATGGCCTGGTTTGGGCAATTAAAACTGCCCGACTTTAAATGGTCGGATCTGCCCTACTTTATGTTGCGTTGGAGTGATGCTTGGGACCGAGCCAGTTTGGACCATCTACGCCAAAAGTGGAATCTGGCTGAAGACAAATACTTTACGAAACGCTATGCCGGATTAGGCAGTCGTCGCCACGAGCTGTTAATCAAGCCAGTTGTCCGATTCTTAACCCTGGGCAAGGGCAATCCTTGGTTGGAAAAGCGGTTGATTGCCTTAGAGCGTCCTTTAAATCACTTCTGGTTTAATCGCTATGCCCGCCGCCTTAGGCAAGCTCAATTTAGCAAAACGGTTTAG